Proteins co-encoded in one Priestia aryabhattai genomic window:
- the ispD gene encoding 2-C-methyl-D-erythritol 4-phosphate cytidylyltransferase encodes MKYEIIVLAAGQGKRMKAGRNKQFLTIQNVPLIIHTLQKFEQDPWCSGIVLVVNEKEVEIFKELLTEYPIQKVQSLTVGGDERQHSVYNGLKSLKQAQMVLIHDGARPFVQQNTIHELVEKAASDKAAVLAVPVKDTIKRVEQGTVIETVERSSLWAIQTPQAFLFDVVMDAHEKAKTNEYLGTDDASLVEKAGQKVSIVEGNYDNIKLTTPEDLLYAEAILTKLNTAKGVEK; translated from the coding sequence ATGAAGTATGAAATTATCGTTTTAGCTGCAGGTCAGGGGAAGCGAATGAAAGCGGGGCGGAACAAACAATTTTTAACCATTCAAAACGTTCCGCTTATCATTCATACGCTGCAAAAATTCGAACAAGATCCTTGGTGCAGTGGAATTGTGCTAGTCGTAAATGAAAAAGAAGTGGAGATTTTTAAAGAGTTATTAACTGAATATCCAATTCAAAAGGTTCAATCATTGACAGTTGGAGGCGATGAACGTCAACATAGCGTTTATAACGGCCTTAAGAGTTTAAAGCAGGCTCAGATGGTATTAATTCATGATGGCGCTCGTCCATTTGTGCAACAAAACACAATCCATGAGTTAGTAGAAAAAGCTGCTAGTGATAAGGCTGCTGTGCTGGCTGTTCCAGTAAAAGACACAATTAAGCGTGTGGAACAGGGTACTGTCATTGAAACAGTTGAACGCTCTAGCTTGTGGGCTATTCAAACGCCGCAGGCTTTTCTTTTTGATGTAGTAATGGATGCACACGAAAAAGCAAAAACAAATGAATACTTAGGTACAGATGATGCAAGCTTAGTAGAAAAAGCGGGGCAAAAAGTATCGATTGTAGAGGGGAATTACGATAATATAAAACTAACAACACCAGAAGATTTGTTATATGCAGAAGCTATATTAACAAAGTTAAACACAGCTAAAGGAGTGGAAAAATGA
- a CDS encoding PIN/TRAM domain-containing protein: protein MLKRFVQLFFIITGGTLGVFFIPELIQLLNLQDVAFLEKPYVDAILGAILFFLVTFWIVDYIVELIRRVEEALLKAPVTDVLFGSLGLILGLIVAYLVGAFLGRIQLQVVSTILPIFLSILLGYLGFQVGFKKRDELVSVFSMPARIGKKKGQEEESDNEESLKSLKILDTSVIIDGRIADICQTGFLDGTIVIPRFVLEELQHIADSSDVLKRNRGRRGLDILNRIQKELAMKVEIYEGDFEDIQEVDSKLVKLAKLTSGLVVTNDFNLNKVCELQNVGVLNINDLANAVKPIVLPGEEMNVLVIKDGKEHNQGIAYLDDGTMIVVEEGRNYIGKQIDVLVTSVLQTSAGRMIFAKPKLLEKAL, encoded by the coding sequence GTGTTAAAACGTTTTGTACAGTTATTTTTTATTATTACAGGTGGTACATTGGGCGTCTTTTTTATACCTGAACTTATTCAATTATTAAATCTGCAAGATGTAGCATTTCTAGAAAAACCTTACGTCGATGCAATACTGGGAGCCATTTTGTTTTTCCTTGTCACGTTTTGGATTGTTGATTATATAGTTGAATTAATTCGCCGAGTGGAAGAGGCGTTACTGAAGGCGCCTGTAACGGATGTACTTTTTGGTAGCTTAGGATTGATTTTAGGGCTTATTGTGGCCTACTTGGTCGGAGCTTTTTTAGGCAGAATTCAACTTCAAGTAGTAAGTACAATTTTACCAATCTTTCTAAGTATTCTTTTAGGTTACTTAGGGTTTCAAGTCGGCTTTAAAAAGCGTGATGAGCTTGTAAGCGTGTTTTCGATGCCAGCTCGAATTGGGAAGAAAAAAGGACAAGAAGAAGAATCAGATAACGAAGAATCATTAAAGTCTCTTAAGATTTTAGATACAAGCGTTATTATTGACGGCCGTATCGCAGATATTTGTCAAACAGGCTTTTTAGACGGAACGATTGTTATTCCGCGCTTTGTGCTTGAGGAACTTCAGCATATTGCTGACTCATCGGATGTTCTAAAACGAAACAGAGGTAGACGAGGTCTAGATATTCTAAACCGTATTCAAAAAGAACTGGCAATGAAGGTAGAAATTTATGAAGGCGATTTCGAAGACATTCAAGAAGTGGACAGTAAGCTGGTCAAATTGGCAAAGCTGACTTCCGGGTTGGTCGTTACAAACGATTTTAATTTAAATAAAGTATGTGAACTTCAAAATGTCGGCGTCTTAAATATTAATGACTTAGCAAATGCCGTCAAGCCAATTGTGCTTCCCGGAGAAGAAATGAACGTGTTGGTTATAAAGGATGGTAAAGAGCACAATCAAGGTATTGCCTATCTTGATGACGGTACAATGATCGTGGTAGAAGAAGGAAGAAATTATATTGGAAAGCAAATTGATGTACTGGTGACGAGCGTACTCCAAACCTCAGCAGGCCGTATGATTTTTGCGAAACCCAAGTTATTAGAAAAAGCACTGTGA
- a CDS encoding CtsR family transcriptional regulator: MPNISDIIEQYLKQVLELSEREIVEIRRSEIADKFQCVPSQINYVINTRFTVERGYLVESKRGGGGFIRIAKVKMHDAADLFQQVIEMIQNEISQVSAENVIIRLVEEKVITEREARIMLSVINRSVINIELPYRDELRANLLKAMLNALRYR, translated from the coding sequence GTGCCAAATATCTCTGACATTATCGAACAGTATTTAAAACAAGTACTTGAATTAAGTGAAAGAGAAATTGTTGAAATAAGGCGCAGTGAGATTGCTGATAAATTTCAATGCGTTCCGTCGCAAATTAATTATGTTATCAATACCCGTTTTACAGTTGAGAGAGGTTATCTTGTAGAAAGTAAGCGAGGCGGCGGGGGCTTTATTCGTATTGCAAAGGTGAAAATGCATGATGCAGCGGATTTGTTTCAGCAAGTAATTGAGATGATTCAAAATGAAATTTCACAAGTGAGTGCTGAAAACGTCATTATTAGGTTAGTTGAAGAAAAAGTCATCACAGAACGAGAAGCAAGAATCATGTTGAGTGTTATCAATCGTTCAGTTATTAATATTGAACTTCCTTATCGTGATGAGCTAAGAGCTAATCTTTTAAAAGCAATGCTTAATGCATTACGCTATCGATAA
- a CDS encoding UvrB/UvrC motif-containing protein, with protein MICQQCEMRPATLHFTKIINGEKTEMHVCEQCASENGDTFSFSNQEGFSINNLLAGLLNLDPAVTENYKQQSQEVLSCPTCGMTYQKFAKIGRFGCADCYKTFERPLIPFLKRLHGGNYLHHGKIPARIASNLHLKKELQALRLNLKEYIEKEEFEKAAELRDHIRLLEKKMNESREEEA; from the coding sequence ATGATTTGTCAGCAATGTGAAATGAGACCTGCAACTCTTCACTTCACAAAAATTATTAATGGTGAAAAGACGGAGATGCATGTATGTGAACAATGCGCTTCAGAAAATGGAGATACATTTTCTTTTTCAAATCAGGAAGGTTTTTCAATCAATAACTTACTAGCTGGCCTGCTTAACCTAGATCCAGCAGTGACAGAAAACTATAAGCAACAAAGTCAGGAGGTTCTTTCTTGTCCCACTTGCGGTATGACATATCAAAAATTTGCTAAAATCGGCAGGTTTGGATGTGCAGACTGCTACAAAACATTTGAGCGGCCTCTTATTCCTTTTTTGAAGAGACTGCATGGAGGTAATTATCTACATCATGGAAAAATACCAGCACGAATTGCAAGTAATCTTCATTTAAAAAAGGAATTACAGGCATTGAGATTGAACTTAAAAGAGTATATCGAAAAAGAAGAGTTTGAGAAAGCAGCCGAACTCCGAGATCATATTCGATTACTAGAAAAGAAGATGAACGAATCGAGAGAGGAGGAAGCGTAA
- the disA gene encoding DNA integrity scanning diadenylate cyclase DisA, with translation MEGEKTTVSQKQISEILQFVAPGTPIRDGIDNVLRAKTGGLIVMGYNEQVKKMVDGGFSINCAFTPAHLYELAKMDGALILNDSGSKILFANAQLMPDPSTPSSQTGMRHRTAERVAKQSGVLVIAISQRRNVITLYKGSLQYVLKDISVILAKANQALGTLEKYKAVLDESITSLSALEFEEQVTHTDVLQSLHRTEMVLRIKNEILSYISELGTEGRLIRLQMNELLSHLEEEATLLIKDYMYDLSFDPYRVIERMQQPSNNVLLDDQTLLRLMGYPMYTSFEDSVIPRGYRMLHKIPRLPSIIIENLIDELGDLKTIADASVEELDEVEGIGEIRARKIREGLKRLKEQHLTNRQL, from the coding sequence GTGGAAGGAGAAAAAACAACAGTTAGTCAAAAACAAATATCAGAAATTCTGCAGTTTGTAGCACCAGGAACCCCTATTCGTGACGGTATCGATAACGTCTTGCGGGCAAAGACGGGCGGCTTAATTGTTATGGGCTACAATGAACAAGTAAAAAAGATGGTAGATGGAGGGTTTTCGATTAATTGTGCATTTACACCTGCGCACTTATACGAGTTAGCCAAAATGGATGGAGCGCTTATTTTAAACGATAGTGGAAGCAAGATATTATTTGCTAATGCTCAGCTCATGCCAGACCCCTCTACCCCTTCTTCACAGACAGGAATGCGTCACCGTACAGCAGAGCGCGTAGCTAAGCAGTCAGGCGTATTGGTGATAGCCATTTCACAAAGACGAAATGTGATTACGCTTTACAAAGGGTCTCTGCAGTATGTATTGAAGGACATTAGTGTCATTTTAGCAAAAGCGAATCAAGCGCTTGGAACCCTTGAAAAATACAAGGCGGTATTAGACGAATCTATTACAAGTCTCAGTGCATTAGAGTTTGAAGAGCAAGTAACTCATACAGATGTGCTGCAGTCGCTTCATCGTACAGAAATGGTTCTGCGTATTAAAAATGAAATTTTGAGCTATATTAGCGAGTTAGGAACAGAAGGAAGACTAATTCGTCTCCAAATGAATGAACTACTTTCTCACTTAGAGGAAGAAGCAACTTTATTAATCAAAGATTATATGTATGACCTCAGCTTTGACCCTTACCGAGTAATCGAACGCATGCAGCAGCCGTCAAATAATGTTCTTCTCGATGACCAAACGCTTCTTCGCTTGATGGGATATCCCATGTATACAAGCTTTGAAGACAGCGTTATTCCTAGGGGGTATCGAATGCTTCATAAAATTCCAAGGCTTCCATCGATCATTATCGAAAATCTCATTGATGAATTAGGAGATTTAAAAACGATAGCAGATGCGTCGGTAGAAGAATTGGATGAGGTAGAAGGTATCGGTGAAATTCGAGCACGGAAAATAAGAGAAGGCTTAAAAAGACTAAAAGAGCAGCATCTCACAAACCGTCAGCTATAG
- a CDS encoding protein arginine kinase has protein sequence MSQDLFFSQPVSSWMRQEASNSDIVLSSRIRLARNLTHYLFPTLFSKEQAVEVVRVFEQVFQKSENTNQWNLHLLKMNDLQPLQKQVLVEKHLISPNLAEGDNDGACFLSEKEDLSIMVNEEDHLRIQCLFPGLQLSEALSTANKVDNWIEKYVDYAFDENRGYLTSCPTNVGTGLRASVMMHLPALVMTRQIHRIIPAINQLGLVVRGIYGEGSEALGNIFQISNQMTLGKSEEDIVADLNSVVQQLITQEHSARDALFKTSRLELEDRVYRSYGVLANSRIIESKEASQCLSDVRLGIDLGYIKGLSQNILNELIIMTQPGFLQKYSGGPLKPQERDIKRATLIRERLTINKNIN, from the coding sequence ATGTCCCAGGATTTGTTCTTTTCCCAGCCTGTTAGCTCTTGGATGCGTCAAGAAGCTTCAAACTCAGATATTGTTTTAAGCAGTCGAATCAGGCTGGCTCGAAATTTAACTCATTATCTTTTTCCAACTCTCTTTTCTAAAGAACAAGCAGTTGAAGTGGTTCGAGTATTCGAGCAAGTTTTTCAAAAAAGTGAAAACACCAATCAGTGGAATTTGCATTTACTAAAGATGAACGACTTACAGCCTCTTCAAAAGCAAGTGTTGGTTGAAAAGCATCTTATCAGTCCCAACTTGGCTGAAGGAGATAACGACGGAGCTTGTTTTTTATCAGAAAAAGAAGATTTGAGTATTATGGTTAATGAAGAAGATCATTTACGCATACAATGTTTATTTCCAGGTCTCCAATTATCTGAAGCTCTAAGCACAGCAAATAAAGTAGATAATTGGATTGAGAAATACGTAGATTATGCGTTTGATGAAAATAGAGGGTACTTAACCAGCTGTCCCACAAATGTGGGTACTGGGCTACGTGCATCTGTGATGATGCATCTGCCCGCTTTAGTGATGACCCGTCAAATTCATCGTATTATTCCTGCTATCAACCAGCTTGGCTTAGTGGTGAGAGGAATTTACGGTGAAGGTAGCGAAGCTTTAGGGAATATCTTTCAAATTTCTAATCAGATGACCTTAGGGAAATCCGAAGAAGATATTGTGGCAGATTTAAATAGTGTCGTCCAGCAGTTGATTACGCAAGAGCACTCTGCAAGAGACGCGCTGTTTAAAACATCTCGTTTAGAACTAGAAGATCGAGTGTATCGTTCATATGGAGTATTGGCCAATAGCCGTATTATTGAGTCAAAAGAAGCTTCACAATGTTTATCAGATGTTCGATTAGGAATCGATTTAGGGTATATAAAAGGACTGAGTCAAAATATATTGAATGAACTTATCATTATGACGCAGCCAGGCTTTTTGCAAAAGTATTCTGGAGGGCCTCTAAAGCCTCAAGAACGAGATATTAAAAGAGCCACCTTAATTCGAGAACGTCTCACTATAAATAAAAACATAAATTAA
- the ispF gene encoding 2-C-methyl-D-erythritol 2,4-cyclodiphosphate synthase, giving the protein MNIRVGQGFDVHEFAEGRPLIIGGLEIPYEKGLLGHSDADVLLHTIADALLGAAAKGDIGKHFPDTDPEFKDADSAKLLQHVWKLLKDEGYELSNVDCTIIAQKPKMAPYIEPMRERIAQLLETSISQINVKATTTEKLGFTGREEGIAAQAAVLVYQK; this is encoded by the coding sequence ATGAACATTCGGGTAGGACAAGGGTTCGACGTACATGAATTTGCAGAAGGAAGACCTTTAATTATCGGCGGTTTAGAAATTCCGTATGAAAAAGGATTATTAGGTCATTCAGATGCAGATGTGCTGTTGCATACAATCGCAGATGCATTATTAGGAGCGGCGGCTAAAGGAGATATCGGAAAGCATTTTCCAGATACAGACCCTGAATTTAAAGATGCTGATTCAGCAAAGCTTCTTCAACACGTATGGAAACTACTAAAAGATGAAGGCTATGAATTAAGTAATGTAGATTGCACCATTATCGCGCAAAAGCCTAAAATGGCTCCTTACATTGAACCGATGAGAGAGCGTATTGCACAACTGTTAGAAACGAGCATTTCTCAAATTAACGTCAAGGCAACAACAACAGAAAAGTTAGGTTTTACGGGACGCGAAGAAGGAATTGCTGCCCAAGCAGCCGTTTTAGTTTATCAAAAATAA
- the clpC gene encoding ATP-dependent protease ATP-binding subunit ClpC, whose translation MMFGRFTERAQKVLALAQEEALRLGHNNIGTEHILLGIVREGEGIAAKALSALGLSTEKIQKEVEALIGRGQELTQTIHYTPRAKKVIELSMDEARKLGHSYVGTEHILLGLIREGEGVAARVLNNLGVSLNKARQQVLHLLGSNEAASSHQGGGSSNANTPTLDSLARDLTVIAREGSLDPVIGRGKEIQRVIEVLSRRTKNNPVLIGEPGVGKTAIAEGLAQQIVNNEVPEILRDKRVMTLDMGTVVAGTKYRGEFEDRLKKVMDEIRQAGNIILFIDELHTLIGAGGAEGAIDASNILKPSLARGELQCIGATTLDEYRKYIEKDAALERRFQPIQVDEPTLEESIQILKGLRDRYEAHHRVSISDEAIEQAVKLSDRYISDRFLPDKAIDLIDEAGSKVRLRSFTTPPNLKELEQKLESVRNEKDASVQSQEFEKAASLRDTEQRLREELEDTKKIWKEQQGKENSAVTVEDIAMVVSSWTGVPVSKLAQEETERLLNMEEILHSRVIGQEEAVKAVAKAVRRARAGLKDPKRPIGSFIFLGPTGVGKTELARALAESIFGDEDAMIRIDMSEYMEKHSTSRLVGSPPGYVGYEEGGQLTEKVRRKPYSVVLLDEIEKAHPDVFNILLQVLEDGRLTDSKGRTVDFRNTILIMTSNVGADTLKRSKHLGFTVEAEGQDYKDMKGKVMAEMKRAFRPEFLNRIDEIIVFHSLEKPHLAEIVKLMADQLTKRLKEQEIDLELTKEAIDKIAEEGFDPEYGARPLRRAIQKHIEDRLSEELLKGVVQKGQKVTLDVDKGEFVVKSSAPSSIS comes from the coding sequence ATGATGTTTGGTAGATTTACAGAGCGCGCACAAAAAGTATTAGCTTTAGCACAGGAAGAAGCACTACGCCTAGGTCACAACAATATTGGAACGGAACACATTTTATTAGGTATCGTTCGTGAAGGTGAAGGGATTGCAGCAAAAGCTCTTTCTGCTCTAGGCCTAAGCACTGAAAAAATTCAAAAAGAAGTAGAAGCATTAATTGGCAGAGGTCAAGAATTAACGCAGACCATTCATTATACACCTCGAGCGAAAAAAGTCATTGAACTTTCAATGGACGAAGCGCGAAAGCTTGGTCACTCTTATGTAGGAACAGAACATATCTTACTAGGCTTAATTCGTGAAGGTGAAGGCGTTGCAGCACGCGTTTTAAATAATCTAGGCGTCAGCCTAAATAAAGCTCGTCAGCAAGTGCTTCATTTGTTAGGTAGCAATGAAGCTGCTTCAAGCCATCAAGGCGGAGGCTCTTCAAATGCCAATACACCTACGCTAGACAGCTTAGCACGCGATTTAACAGTTATAGCACGCGAAGGAAGCTTAGACCCTGTTATCGGACGTGGGAAAGAAATTCAGCGTGTTATTGAAGTGTTAAGCCGACGCACAAAAAACAACCCTGTATTAATTGGGGAGCCAGGTGTCGGTAAAACGGCAATCGCTGAAGGTTTGGCTCAGCAAATCGTCAACAATGAAGTTCCAGAAATTTTACGTGACAAACGCGTTATGACTTTGGATATGGGAACGGTCGTTGCTGGTACAAAATACCGCGGGGAATTTGAAGATCGCTTGAAGAAAGTAATGGATGAAATTCGTCAAGCAGGTAATATCATTCTCTTTATCGATGAGTTACACACATTAATTGGCGCTGGTGGCGCAGAAGGTGCTATTGACGCTTCTAATATTTTAAAACCGTCTCTTGCTCGTGGAGAACTTCAGTGTATCGGTGCTACGACTTTAGATGAATACAGAAAATACATTGAAAAAGATGCAGCATTAGAGCGTCGCTTCCAGCCAATTCAAGTGGATGAACCAACGTTGGAAGAGTCTATTCAAATCTTAAAAGGGCTTCGTGACCGTTATGAAGCGCATCACCGAGTATCTATTTCTGATGAGGCAATTGAACAAGCGGTGAAACTATCAGATCGCTACATTTCAGATCGTTTCTTACCGGATAAAGCAATCGATTTAATTGATGAAGCTGGTTCAAAAGTGCGTTTACGTTCATTTACAACGCCGCCAAATTTAAAGGAATTAGAGCAAAAATTAGAATCAGTACGCAATGAAAAAGATGCGTCTGTTCAAAGCCAAGAATTTGAAAAAGCAGCATCTTTACGCGATACAGAACAACGCCTACGCGAAGAATTAGAAGACACAAAGAAAATTTGGAAAGAGCAGCAAGGTAAAGAAAACTCAGCTGTAACCGTAGAAGATATTGCGATGGTGGTATCTAGCTGGACGGGTGTACCGGTCTCTAAACTGGCACAGGAAGAGACAGAAAGACTGCTGAACATGGAAGAGATTCTTCACTCTCGTGTAATTGGGCAAGAAGAAGCGGTAAAAGCAGTTGCAAAAGCTGTGCGCCGTGCTAGAGCAGGCTTGAAAGATCCAAAACGTCCAATTGGTTCATTCATTTTCTTAGGACCAACAGGGGTTGGTAAAACAGAGCTTGCACGTGCATTAGCCGAGTCAATCTTCGGCGATGAAGACGCAATGATTCGTATCGATATGTCTGAGTACATGGAGAAACATTCTACTTCACGCTTAGTAGGTTCACCTCCAGGATATGTTGGATATGAGGAAGGCGGCCAGTTAACGGAAAAAGTAAGAAGAAAACCTTACTCAGTTGTTCTTTTAGACGAAATTGAAAAAGCACATCCGGATGTATTTAACATTTTATTACAAGTGTTAGAAGATGGACGCTTAACAGATTCAAAAGGCCGTACAGTTGATTTCCGTAATACGATTTTAATTATGACATCAAACGTAGGTGCTGATACATTAAAACGAAGCAAGCACTTAGGATTCACAGTAGAAGCGGAAGGGCAAGACTACAAAGATATGAAAGGAAAAGTAATGGCGGAAATGAAGCGCGCATTCCGTCCAGAGTTCCTAAACCGTATCGATGAAATTATCGTCTTCCATTCATTAGAGAAACCTCACTTAGCTGAAATCGTTAAATTAATGGCGGATCAGTTAACAAAACGCTTAAAAGAGCAAGAAATTGATCTTGAATTAACAAAAGAAGCAATTGATAAGATTGCAGAGGAAGGTTTTGATCCAGAATACGGTGCTCGTCCACTTCGTAGAGCAATTCAAAAACATATTGAAGACCGTTTATCTGAAGAGCTGCTAAAAGGAGTTGTTCAAAAAGGTCAGAAAGTGACGCTAGATGTAGACAAAGGAGAATTTGTTGTCAAATCCTCCGCTCCAAGCAGCATCAGCTAA
- the radA gene encoding DNA repair protein RadA, whose product MAKRKTKFACQHCGYESAKWMGKCPGCGSWNSMVEEMEETKSSRRGAFSGATASKVQKPQSITAIESTTEPRIFTPSAELNRVLGGGIVRGSLVLIGGDPGIGKSTLLLQTSTQLAMKQNKVLYISGEESTKQTKLRADRLGVKAEELYVHAETNLELILEAISNMQPDFVVIDSIQTIYHADVTSAPGSVSQVRECTAELMRVAKTNGIAIFIVGHVTKEGAIAGPRLLEHMVDTVLYFEGERHHTYRILRAVKNRFGSTNEMGIFEMKESGLEEVLNPSEIFLEERSQGAAGSVVVASMEGTRPVLVELQALISPTSFGNPRRMATGVDHNRVSLIMAVLEKRVGMLLQNQDAYLKVAGGVKLDEPAIDLAVAVSIASSFRDAASSATDVIVGEVGLTGEVRRVSRIEQRVQEAVKLGFKRIIIPEKNLGGWKVPDGIDVIGVSTVAEALQYTLGG is encoded by the coding sequence ATGGCAAAACGAAAAACAAAATTTGCATGTCAGCATTGCGGATATGAATCAGCAAAATGGATGGGGAAATGTCCCGGATGCGGAAGCTGGAATTCTATGGTAGAAGAAATGGAAGAAACGAAATCATCACGCCGAGGAGCTTTTTCCGGAGCTACTGCTTCTAAAGTTCAAAAGCCTCAGTCAATTACAGCGATTGAATCTACAACAGAACCACGAATTTTTACACCTTCTGCAGAGTTAAATCGTGTATTAGGAGGAGGTATTGTCAGAGGGTCACTCGTTTTAATAGGGGGAGATCCGGGTATCGGAAAGTCTACTTTACTTTTGCAAACCTCCACGCAGTTAGCAATGAAGCAAAATAAAGTACTATATATTTCGGGAGAGGAATCAACCAAACAAACTAAGTTAAGAGCAGACAGGCTAGGTGTAAAAGCTGAAGAGCTTTATGTTCACGCAGAAACAAACTTAGAATTAATACTAGAGGCCATCTCAAACATGCAGCCTGATTTTGTGGTGATTGATTCAATTCAAACCATTTACCATGCTGATGTGACATCAGCGCCAGGAAGCGTCTCACAGGTGCGAGAGTGTACGGCTGAACTAATGCGCGTTGCTAAAACGAATGGAATTGCCATCTTTATTGTGGGTCATGTAACGAAAGAAGGGGCCATTGCAGGTCCAAGACTTCTTGAACATATGGTGGATACGGTTCTTTATTTTGAAGGAGAGCGTCATCATACGTATCGTATATTAAGAGCGGTTAAGAACCGGTTTGGATCTACAAATGAAATGGGCATTTTTGAAATGAAAGAAAGTGGGCTAGAAGAAGTATTGAATCCATCTGAAATCTTTCTAGAAGAACGGTCTCAGGGAGCAGCAGGGTCGGTTGTTGTCGCTTCAATGGAGGGGACAAGACCTGTATTAGTAGAGCTGCAGGCGCTAATCAGTCCAACGAGCTTTGGAAACCCTAGAAGAATGGCAACGGGAGTAGATCATAATCGTGTTTCGCTTATCATGGCTGTCTTAGAAAAGCGTGTAGGAATGCTGCTACAGAATCAAGATGCTTATTTAAAAGTAGCAGGTGGAGTGAAATTAGATGAACCAGCAATCGATTTAGCTGTAGCCGTTAGTATTGCTTCAAGCTTCAGAGATGCTGCTTCTAGCGCTACAGATGTTATCGTAGGAGAAGTAGGATTAACAGGTGAAGTACGCCGAGTATCTAGAATTGAACAGCGCGTTCAAGAAGCGGTAAAATTAGGGTTCAAACGAATTATTATCCCGGAGAAAAATTTAGGAGGATGGAAAGTCCCAGATGGTATTGATGTGATTGGGGTATCAACAGTAGCGGAGGCTCTGCAATATACATTAGGAGGATAA